CGCTGCTCCTGTTCAGTATGCTGCTTTAGCAGAAAAGGGCTTTTTCCCCAAGGAAGAGCTACTGACTTTGCGGAAGCTAGGTTCCAAGTTACAGGGGCATCCCGATATGAAAAAGGTGCCAGGCATTGAAATGTCCACAGGTTCTCTGGGACAAGGTTTTTCCGTGGCTGTAGGCATGGCTTTGGCTAACAATATGGATAACAATGAAGGCCGTATCTACGCTCTGTTAGGAGATGGAGAATTGCAGGAGGGGCTTGTGTGGGAGGCGGCTATGTCAGCAGCTCACTATGCCTTGGATAACCTGACGGTGATTTTGGACTGGAACGGTCTACAGATTGACGGCAGAAATGAAGACGTGATGACAGTGTCACCGGTAGATGAAAAGTTCAGAAGCTTTGGTTGGAACATTCTTTACGTGGATGGTCACAATTTTGACGAAATCGTAGAGGCCTTTAACCAGGCCAGACATACAGAGGGCAAGCCGACAATGATTATCGCGAAGACCATCAAGGGTAAAGGCGTTTCCTTTATGGAGGATAATCCGGGATGGCACGGAAAGGCTCCAAGCGAGGAAGAAGCTAAAAAAGCGGTAGAAGAACTGGGAGGTGAATGGTAATGGCAGAAAAGATGGCAACGAGACAGGCATATGGGCAGGTTCTGGTAGAGCTGGGAGAGAAATACGATAATCTAGTAGTTATGGATGCAGACCTTTCAAAGTCTACCATGACAGCTGATTTTAGCAAGAACTTTCCAGAGCGTTTTTTTAACATGGGTATTGCTGAGCAAAATTTGTACGGTACCGCCACTGGTCTGGCTATGTCCGGAAAGATTGTCTGCGCCAGCACCTTTGCGATGTTTGCAGCGGGGCGGGCTTTTGAGATTATCCGAAACTCCATCGGCTATCCCCATGCAAATGTGAAAATCTGTGCTACCCATGCAGGCATCACTGTAGGGGAAGATGGAGCCAGTCATCAGACTTTTGAGGACTTAGCTCTCATGCGAACCATTCCGGGGATGACCGTGATTAACCCAGGAGATGGCGTTTCCGCTAAGGAGTTGATTCGTCAGGCGGTAGCCTTCGTGGGACCGGTATACATCCGGCTGGGCCGGGCGGCGGTGCCAACCATCTATAATGAAAAATCCGAGATTCAGATTGGTAAGGGAAATTGTGTGAGGAAGGGTAAGGATTATACCATCATCGCAACAGGAATCATGGTCAATGAAGCTTTGGTGGCAGCGGAGCAGCTGGCCAAGGAAGGTCTGGACGTGCGGGTAATCGATTTGCATACCATCAAGCCTATCGACGAAGAAATTATCCTGCAAGCAGCTCGAGAAACAAAGGGCATTGTTACCGCAGAGGAACATTCTGTCATCGGCGGGCTGGGTGCTGCTGTAGCAGAGGTGGTGTGCCGACATGCTCCTGTAAAGATGGCGTTTGTAGGCCAGCAGGACACCTTTGGTGAATCTGGTAAGCCAGATGAACTGAAAGAAAAGTACGGTATGACAGCAGCTCACATTGTAACAGCTGTGCGCTCCCTGTAGGGAAACTGTCTAAAATAAAAATAAACGCATATTTGTCTCCCTTGGCGAATAAATTTTTGTATATCGGAAGATTACGAAGATTTACAGGCGAAGGGAGTTTTTATTGTGAGCGAGAATAAGTTTTTGAAAAAGATAAAGTGGCCGTCGAAAAAGGTTCTCATCATAGGGCTGGTCATAGTCATAGCCGTGGTGGCGGGCATATTTATCATGGGAAATCTGAACGGAGCGGAGACCGTGAAGTTCAAGGTGCTGGGGGATAATGAAATTCCGCAGGATATTGTTGGTCAGGTCATACCGGAATATCGGGATTTAGAGCGTGCTTTGGCCTGCATGGTGGACGATAAGGTCTATGTATTGGTTTCCAGAGGGGAAAAACCTACTTCTGGCTTCGCAGTCACCATCGACCGAATGCTGGTTGAAGAGAAGGACGGAGTGACTAATTTGGCTGTTTATGCTAAGTTTGCAGATCCAGAACCAGGAGTAGCTTTGACGCAGATTTTAACTTATCCGCTCCAGGTTGCCGAGACGGGATTGACTACGCTGCCGGATCAAATTGAGCTCAGGGTACAGTATAAATAAGAGAGACCTTAGTCGTATTGTGAATACGCACAATAATTTGATAAAAATATAGTTATAATAAACAAAAAAGTTGACATGCTCTTTTGAATGTGTCATAATGACATACAAATAAGTGAATAAGTAAACCGTTGAAGCGGAGATAAAAATAAGTCGTGCACCTACAGAGAGCTTGGGCAGCTGGAATCCAGGCGGAACGCAGTTTATTAAATGGACCGCTGAGGGCGTGGTCAAAGGCAGTTCTGCCGAGTATTCCACGACGTGAGGCATACGTTAGTTGTCGGGAATATGTTAGTATTCTGCTGAGAGTGTGGGTGACCGCAAAACAAGGTGGTACCGCGGGCTTTATAGTTCTATTTTAGTGACTGGCTCGTCCTTGATGTCTTTTTGACGTCAAGGACGAGTTTTTTGTTTTTGCATTTTGTAAGGAGGTAGAACATGTACAAGCCATCGCTGGAAGAATCTAAAAAAATAGCGGCTGAGGGAGACTACAAGAACATTCCTGTCAGCTGTGAAATCTATGGGGACACCTGCACCCCGGTAGAGATCTTGAAAAAATTACGGCGGGTCAGCGGCAGCTGCTATCTGTTGGAGAGCAACGAGGATGTGCGAGGACGAGGGCGATACACCTTTTTAGGTTATGAGCCCAGTCTGGAGCTGACCTGCACAGGCGGACATATGCAAATTAAGGGGCCAGAGGGCATTCAGTCCTTTCAGACAAAACAGCCTGCTGCTTATATCAGTCAGATTATCCGGGAAAACAGCAGCCCTCGGCTGCCTTATCTGCCGGCCTTTACCGGTGGACTGGTAGGGTACTTTTCTTATGACTACATCCAGTATAGTGAGCCTTCTCTGAAGCTGGGGGCCTCAGACGACGAACGCTTTAAGGATGTGGACCTGATGTTGTTTCATAAGGTTATTATCTTTGATCACCTGCGGCACAAGGTTCTTCTCGTGGCCAACGCAGGAACTGAGAGCTTGGAAAGAAACTACGAGCAGGCCCTGAACGACTTGTCGAAAATGAGGGATCTTATCCGCCAAGGAAAGCCCATAGAAGAAGAGCCTCCGGTGCTGTTAAGCCCTATGAAAGCCTTGTTTAGCAGAGAGACCTATCGGCAGATGGTGGAACGAGCGAAAGAGCACATTCGACAAGGAGATATTTTTCAGGTGGTGCTGTCTAACCGCTTTGAGGCGGAGATGAAAGGCAGCCTGATGAACGTCTATCGGGTCATGCGTACCATCAATCCCGCGCCTTATATGTTTTTCTTTTCCAGCGACCATATTGAGATGGCTGGTGCCTCGCCAGAAACACTGGTGAAGCTGGAGGGGAATCGAGTAAGTACCTTTCCTCTGGCAGGAACCAGACCTCGGGGCAAGACAGTAGAAGAAGATCAAACCCTGGAACAGGAACTGCTGGCCGATGAAAAGGAACTGGCAGAGCACAACATGCTGGTAGATTTGGGCAGAAACGATTTAGGCAAGATTAGCCGCTTTGGCACCCTAAAGGTAGACAAATACTTAGAGATCGAAAAGTTTTCCCATGTGATGCATATAGGCTCTGCTGTTCATGGAGAACTGAGCGAGGGAATGCAGGCCATGGATGCCATCCATGCTGTGCTCCCGGCAGGAACTCTTTCGGGAGCACCAAAAATTCGAGCCTGCCAGATTATCCACGAACTGGAGGAAAATAAGCGAGGCGTCTACGGCGGAGCCATTGGCTATCTGGCGCTTAACGGAGATATGGATACCTGCATCGCCATTCGGCTGGCCTTTAAGAAGAATGGAAAGGTCTTTGTCCGCTCGGGAGCCGGCATCGTGGCTGACAGCGTGCCGGAAAAGGAATATCAGGAATGCCTGAACAAGGCCAGAGCGGTACTAGAAGCTCTGGAAGCATCGAAAGAGAGGTTGGAATCATGATATTGCTTATTGATAATTATGATAGTTTTTCTTACAATCTGTATCAGTTAATTGGCACTTTGGCGCCTGACATCCAAGTGGTGCGAAATGATCAGCTGACGGTGGAGCAGGTGGCAGAGATGAAGCCGGAAGCTATTGTCCTTTCGCCGGGGCCAGGCAGGCCTGGGGATGCTGGTATCTGTGTGGAGCTGGTGCGCAAGCTAGGAGATCACCTTCCCATCCTGGGTATCTGTTTGGGACATCAGGCTATCTGTGAAGCTTACGGGGCCACGGTATCATATGCCAAGGAGTTGGTCCACGGGAAGAAATCCGTCGTGGCGCTGGATACGGACAGCTTGGTTTTCACTGGACTGAAAAGAAATATAAAGGTGGCCCGGTACCATTCATTGGCAGCCTTGAGGGAGAGCCTGCCTGAGAACTTAAAGGTGACAGCCCGAACCTTTGACGGAGAGGTCATGGCGGTAGAACATAGACAGCATCCTGTATATGGACTGCAATTCCATCCAGAATCCATTTTAACAGAGGACGGGGAACAGATGATGAAGAATTTTCTAAAGGGAGGAATGAGACGATGATTAAAGAAGCGATTATTAAACTGGCAGGAAACGAAAACTTAGATTATGAAACAGCCAGACTGGTGATGGATGAAATCATGAGCGGACAGGCCAGTGATGTGCAGAAAAGTGCTTACCTGACGGCCATGAGCCTGAAAGGCGAAACCATTGCGGAAATCTCCGCTTCCGCAGAGGGTATGCGCAAGCACTGCTTGAAGCTGCCTCACCACTTGAATGTGCTGGAGATTGTAGGTACTGGCGGAGACGGCTCCAATTCCTTTAATATTTCCACCACTTCGGCCTTGGTCATTTCAGCGGCAGGGGTACCAGTGGCTAAACATGGAAACCGGGCAGCCTCCAGCAAATGCGGAGCGGCAGATGTGCTGGAAGCCTTGGGGGTGAATATCACCCTGCCGCCAGAACAGAGTGCAGAGCTCCTCCAGACCATAGGTATCTGCTTTCTCTTCGCCCAGACCTACCACAGGGCTATGAAGCATGTGGCTGCCGTGCGAAAGGAATTGGGCATTAAGACGGTCTTTAATATTTTAGGGCCTCTTGCCAACCCGGCAGAGGCTAAGATGCAGCTTCTGGGTGTTTACGACAAAGCCTTAGTAGCACCTATGGCCGAGGTACTGATTCATCTAGGGGTGAATCGGGGGATGGTCGTATACGGCATGGATGGTCTGGATGAAATCTCCATGAGTGACGCTACCGCCGTCTGCGAAATTCGGGACGGCAGACTGGACTTCTATGAAATATCGCCAGAAATCTTTGGATTGAAACGCTGTGATAAATCCCAGTTGGTGGGAGGCAGTCCGCAGGAGAATGCGGCTATCACCAGAAGTATCCTTCAAGGAGAGAAAGGCCCCAGACGGGATGCGGTGGTGCTGAATTCGGGAGCAGCTCTGTATATTGCTGAAAAAGCCGCTTCTATCCAGGCGGGGATTGGGCTGGCAGAGCAAGCCTTGGACAGCGGTAAGGCACTGGAGCAGCTAAACCGATTTGTTGAGCTATCCAATAGGTAGAAGGGAGAGACCGATGATATTAGATAAAATCGTAGCGAGCACCAAAAAGCGGATTTCAGGCCAGCAAGAGCGGCAGCCTTTGGCGCAGCTTCGGGAAAAGGTGCAAAATATGGGAACAGATGGCAACTTTCCTTTTGAACAGGCCTTAAAGAGGGATCAGTTGTCCTTTATCTGCGAAGTAAAAAAGGCATCTCCTTCCAAAGGGCTGATTTCAGCTGACTTCCCTTATGTTCAAATTGCAGAGGAATATGAGCAGGCAGGGGCGGATGTCATCTCTGTGCTGACAGAGCCGGAATACTTCTTAGGCAGCAGTCAATATTTGCAGGAAATCCGCAGGGCGGTGAAGGTGCCTTTGCTGAGAAAGGACTTCATTATTGATCCTTATCAGATTTATGAAGCCAAGGTGCTGGGAGCCTCGGCGGTGCTGCTGATTTGCGCCATTCTTAGCCGGGAGCAGCTGAGCAGCTACCTCAAGCTAGCAGACAGCCTGGGTTTATCTTCCTTGGTGGAAGCCCATACAGAGGAGGAAGTTCAGATGGCTCTTTCAGCAGGGGCGCGGGTCATTGGTGTTAACAACCGAAACTTGACCACCTTTCAGGTGGATTTCACCACTTGTTTGAAGTTGAGATCTCTGGTTCCTCCAGAGGTGGCTTATGTGGCAGAGAGCGGTATACGGGATGGTGATCAGTTGGCCCAGCTAAAGAGCTGCGGTGTTCAGGGCGTTCTCATCGGAGAGACGCTGATGCGAAGTTTGGACAAGCAAGCCCTGTTATCAGAATGGAGGAATTTATGACCAAGATTAAAATATGCGGCCTCAGCAAAGGAGAGCACGCAGCATATGTGAACGAAGCCATGGCTGATTACGCAGGCTTCGTCTTTGCCAAAAGCAGGCGGCAGGTGAGTTTTTCAGAGGCAGCGGTTATCCGCAGGGCTTTGCGCCCCGAGATTGCTGCTGTAGGAGTCTTCGTGGATGAAGAGCCGGAACGGGTATCAGAAGCTGTTCAGGCTGGGATTATTGACCTGGTGCAGCTTCATGGACAGGAAAATGAAGAGTACCTGCAACAGCTGCGCCGCTTGGTATCGGTTCCGATCATTCAGGCAGTGAAGGTCAGAAGGCTAAGTGATATAGAGGAAGCTTGCAGCGGAAGTGCCGATTTTCTGTTGCTGGACAGCGGAGCTGGAGGCAGCGGTGAAGTCTTTGACTGGAATCTGGTGCATACCATCACCAAGCCTTTTTTTCTGGCAGGCGGTATCAATAGCCAGAATGTAGAGCAAGGTATCCGGCTGCTGCGACCCTATGGTGTGGATGTGAGCAGTGGCGTGGAAACTACGGGAGAAATGGATCGGAAAAAAGTTTTAGAATTAGTCAGGAGGGTGCGACATGAGTAAAGGCAGATACGGAATACATGGGGGCCAGTATATCCCCGAAACATTGATGAATGAAATCATTCATTTGGAGGAGTGCTATGAGCAGTGTCAGAGAGATGAAGCCTTTAACCGGGAGCTGAACAGACTGCTGTCGGAATATGCAGGAAGGCCGTCGGAGCTTTACTTTGCCAAAAAGATGACGGAGGACTTGGGTGGAGCAAAGATCTATTTGAAACGAGAGGATATGAATCATACAGGCTCCCACAAAATCAACAATGTGTTGGGACAGGTGCTTCTGGCAAAGAAGATGGGCAAGTCGCGAGTGATTGCCGAGACTGGCGCAGGACAGCACGGAGTGGCCACGGCCACCGCAGCGGCTCTCTTAGATATGGAATGTGAAATCTTCATGGGCAAGGAAGATACCCAGCGGCAAGCCTTAAATGTATACCGGATGGAGCTGTTGGGAGCTAAGGTCCATCCGGTGACCACCGGCACGATGACTCTAAAGGATGCTGTAAACGCAGCCATGAGAGAATGGGCCAGCCGAGTATCAGATACCTTATATGTATTGGGATCGGTTATGGGGCCCCACCCCTTTCCCCTGATGGTGCGTGATTTTCAGAGTATTATCGGCAAAGAGGCCCGAGCACAAATATTAGAAGCAGAAGGTCGGCTGCCCGATGCGGTGGTGGCTTGCGTAGGAGGTGGCAGCAATGCCATGGGCTTATTCTATCGTTTTCTAAAGGATGAACAAGTTCGGTTAATCGGTTGTGAGGCTGCCGGGCTGGGGGTAGAGACAGGCAAACATGCTGCTACTATTGCCAAGGGAAGTTTGGGCATATTTCACGGCATGAAGTCTTACTTCTGCCAGGATAAATTTGGACAGATCGCACCGGTTTACTCGATTTCCGCTGGGCTGGATTACCCGGGCATCGGGCCAGAGCATGCTCAGCTTCATGATATGGGGCGGGCAGAATATGTACCGATAACGGATGAGGAGGCGGTAGCGGCTTTTGAATACATCGCCAAGACGGAGGGCATTATTGCCGCTATCGAAAGTGCCCATGCGGTTGCGTATCTAATGAAGCTGGCTCCACAGATGGGGAAGGAACAGGTAATTATTGCTTGTTTATCCGGCAGAGGAGACAAGGACGTTGCTGCTATTGCAAAATACAGAGGGGTGAATATCGTTGAGTAGAATAAAAGATGTGTTAATAAGAAATGGAAAAGAGCAAAAGGCTTTGGTGGCATTCTTAACTGCGGGAGATCCTGGCATTGAACAGACAAAGGACTTTATCCGGGAGCTGATACGGGCGGGTGCTGATTTGATTGAAATCGGCATTCCTTTTTCCGATCCCATCGCAGAGGGACCGGTCATTCAAAATGCTAACCTCCGGGCTTTAGCAGGTGGGGTTGACACCAACCAAATCTTTCAGCTGGCGGCAGAAATCCGCCAGGAAAGTTCGGTACCGCTAGTATTTATGACTTATTTAAACTTGGTATTTCACTATGGGTATGAAGGGTTTTTCAGCCGCTGCCAGCAGGCGGGGGTGGATGGAATTATTTTGCCAGACCTGCCTTTTGAGGAAAAAAGGGAAGTAGCGGATATTGCGGATAAGTATGGGGTGGATGTCATTTCTCTCCTTGCTCCGACTTCGGAAAACCGCATTCGCGTTATTGCAGAAGAAGCCCAGGGTTTTATCTATCTAGTCTCGTCCATGGGTGTTACTGGTGTGCGAGAGACTATCGACACGGACCTGGAGAGTTTGTCCACCCTCATTCGGAAACATACCGCTATTCCTTGTTTCATCGGGTTTGGTATCAGCCGGCCAGAACAGGCGGTAGAAATGGCCGCAATCAGCGACGGCGTAATCGTGGGTAGTGCTATCGTGAAGCTTATTGAGACTCACGGCAATGAGGCGGGGCGCTATATTTATGAGTACGTAAGAAGTATGAAAGAAGCTGTTATGAGTGCTCGTCCGTAAAATTCCTGAAAAAAATAAGACCTGAGAGAAAAGAAGACACTTCTGTAAAAGCTACAGCAAGCCTTTAA
The genomic region above belongs to Aminipila butyrica and contains:
- a CDS encoding transketolase, encoding MSKNRKKEASYMKYPELKEMAQKIRIDVIREVHAAGSGHPGGSLSAADIITALYFREMNIDPKNPKMLTRDKFILSKGHAAPVQYAALAEKGFFPKEELLTLRKLGSKLQGHPDMKKVPGIEMSTGSLGQGFSVAVGMALANNMDNNEGRIYALLGDGELQEGLVWEAAMSAAHYALDNLTVILDWNGLQIDGRNEDVMTVSPVDEKFRSFGWNILYVDGHNFDEIVEAFNQARHTEGKPTMIIAKTIKGKGVSFMEDNPGWHGKAPSEEEAKKAVEELGGEW
- a CDS encoding transketolase family protein, translating into MAEKMATRQAYGQVLVELGEKYDNLVVMDADLSKSTMTADFSKNFPERFFNMGIAEQNLYGTATGLAMSGKIVCASTFAMFAAGRAFEIIRNSIGYPHANVKICATHAGITVGEDGASHQTFEDLALMRTIPGMTVINPGDGVSAKELIRQAVAFVGPVYIRLGRAAVPTIYNEKSEIQIGKGNCVRKGKDYTIIATGIMVNEALVAAEQLAKEGLDVRVIDLHTIKPIDEEIILQAARETKGIVTAEEHSVIGGLGAAVAEVVCRHAPVKMAFVGQQDTFGESGKPDELKEKYGMTAAHIVTAVRSL
- a CDS encoding protease complex subunit PrcB family protein; its protein translation is MSENKFLKKIKWPSKKVLIIGLVIVIAVVAGIFIMGNLNGAETVKFKVLGDNEIPQDIVGQVIPEYRDLERALACMVDDKVYVLVSRGEKPTSGFAVTIDRMLVEEKDGVTNLAVYAKFADPEPGVALTQILTYPLQVAETGLTTLPDQIELRVQYK
- the trpE gene encoding anthranilate synthase component I, whose amino-acid sequence is MYKPSLEESKKIAAEGDYKNIPVSCEIYGDTCTPVEILKKLRRVSGSCYLLESNEDVRGRGRYTFLGYEPSLELTCTGGHMQIKGPEGIQSFQTKQPAAYISQIIRENSSPRLPYLPAFTGGLVGYFSYDYIQYSEPSLKLGASDDERFKDVDLMLFHKVIIFDHLRHKVLLVANAGTESLERNYEQALNDLSKMRDLIRQGKPIEEEPPVLLSPMKALFSRETYRQMVERAKEHIRQGDIFQVVLSNRFEAEMKGSLMNVYRVMRTINPAPYMFFFSSDHIEMAGASPETLVKLEGNRVSTFPLAGTRPRGKTVEEDQTLEQELLADEKELAEHNMLVDLGRNDLGKISRFGTLKVDKYLEIEKFSHVMHIGSAVHGELSEGMQAMDAIHAVLPAGTLSGAPKIRACQIIHELEENKRGVYGGAIGYLALNGDMDTCIAIRLAFKKNGKVFVRSGAGIVADSVPEKEYQECLNKARAVLEALEASKERLES
- a CDS encoding anthranilate synthase component II, with protein sequence MILLIDNYDSFSYNLYQLIGTLAPDIQVVRNDQLTVEQVAEMKPEAIVLSPGPGRPGDAGICVELVRKLGDHLPILGICLGHQAICEAYGATVSYAKELVHGKKSVVALDTDSLVFTGLKRNIKVARYHSLAALRESLPENLKVTARTFDGEVMAVEHRQHPVYGLQFHPESILTEDGEQMMKNFLKGGMRR
- the trpD gene encoding anthranilate phosphoribosyltransferase, giving the protein MIKEAIIKLAGNENLDYETARLVMDEIMSGQASDVQKSAYLTAMSLKGETIAEISASAEGMRKHCLKLPHHLNVLEIVGTGGDGSNSFNISTTSALVISAAGVPVAKHGNRAASSKCGAADVLEALGVNITLPPEQSAELLQTIGICFLFAQTYHRAMKHVAAVRKELGIKTVFNILGPLANPAEAKMQLLGVYDKALVAPMAEVLIHLGVNRGMVVYGMDGLDEISMSDATAVCEIRDGRLDFYEISPEIFGLKRCDKSQLVGGSPQENAAITRSILQGEKGPRRDAVVLNSGAALYIAEKAASIQAGIGLAEQALDSGKALEQLNRFVELSNR
- the trpC gene encoding indole-3-glycerol phosphate synthase TrpC, which codes for MILDKIVASTKKRISGQQERQPLAQLREKVQNMGTDGNFPFEQALKRDQLSFICEVKKASPSKGLISADFPYVQIAEEYEQAGADVISVLTEPEYFLGSSQYLQEIRRAVKVPLLRKDFIIDPYQIYEAKVLGASAVLLICAILSREQLSSYLKLADSLGLSSLVEAHTEEEVQMALSAGARVIGVNNRNLTTFQVDFTTCLKLRSLVPPEVAYVAESGIRDGDQLAQLKSCGVQGVLIGETLMRSLDKQALLSEWRNL
- a CDS encoding phosphoribosylanthranilate isomerase encodes the protein MTKIKICGLSKGEHAAYVNEAMADYAGFVFAKSRRQVSFSEAAVIRRALRPEIAAVGVFVDEEPERVSEAVQAGIIDLVQLHGQENEEYLQQLRRLVSVPIIQAVKVRRLSDIEEACSGSADFLLLDSGAGGSGEVFDWNLVHTITKPFFLAGGINSQNVEQGIRLLRPYGVDVSSGVETTGEMDRKKVLELVRRVRHE
- the trpB gene encoding tryptophan synthase subunit beta — protein: MSKGRYGIHGGQYIPETLMNEIIHLEECYEQCQRDEAFNRELNRLLSEYAGRPSELYFAKKMTEDLGGAKIYLKREDMNHTGSHKINNVLGQVLLAKKMGKSRVIAETGAGQHGVATATAAALLDMECEIFMGKEDTQRQALNVYRMELLGAKVHPVTTGTMTLKDAVNAAMREWASRVSDTLYVLGSVMGPHPFPLMVRDFQSIIGKEARAQILEAEGRLPDAVVACVGGGSNAMGLFYRFLKDEQVRLIGCEAAGLGVETGKHAATIAKGSLGIFHGMKSYFCQDKFGQIAPVYSISAGLDYPGIGPEHAQLHDMGRAEYVPITDEEAVAAFEYIAKTEGIIAAIESAHAVAYLMKLAPQMGKEQVIIACLSGRGDKDVAAIAKYRGVNIVE
- the trpA gene encoding tryptophan synthase subunit alpha, whose product is MSRIKDVLIRNGKEQKALVAFLTAGDPGIEQTKDFIRELIRAGADLIEIGIPFSDPIAEGPVIQNANLRALAGGVDTNQIFQLAAEIRQESSVPLVFMTYLNLVFHYGYEGFFSRCQQAGVDGIILPDLPFEEKREVADIADKYGVDVISLLAPTSENRIRVIAEEAQGFIYLVSSMGVTGVRETIDTDLESLSTLIRKHTAIPCFIGFGISRPEQAVEMAAISDGVIVGSAIVKLIETHGNEAGRYIYEYVRSMKEAVMSARP